The nucleotide sequence GCGGGAAAGTCCACGCTGGTGGTGCGGGCCGCCCTCGAACTGGCCGCGGCGGGCCGCCCCCTGATGGTGGTCGCCCAGACGAACGCGCAGGTGGACGACCTGGTGCTGCGGCTCGCCGAGAAGGAGCCGGACCTTGAGGTGGGGCGGCTGCACTCGAACGACAGCGACCCGTACGACAAGGCGCTCGACGACCTGGAACGCGTACGAAAGTCGGCGAAGGCCGGTGAGCTGGCCGGGCTTCCGGTCGTCCTGTCCACCGCCGCCAAATGGGCGCACGTGAAGAACGTGGAGCCCTGGGCGCACGCCATCGTCGACGAGGCGTACCAGATGCGCTCGGACGCGCTGCTCGCCGTTGCGGGGCTCTTCGAGCGGGCCCTCTTCGTCGGCGACCCCGGGCAGCTGGACCCGTTCTCGGTGGTGGGCGCGGAGCAGTGGGCGGGGCTGTCGTACGACCCGTCGGCGAGCGCGGTCTCCACGCTCCTGGCGCACAACCCGGAGCTTCCGCAGCACCGGCTGCCGGTGTCCTGGCGGCTGCCCGCCTCGGCGGCGCCGCTGGTCTCGGACGCCTTCTACCCCTTCACACCGTTCCGCAGCGGCACCGGGCACGGCGACCGAAGGCTGTCCTTCGGGGTGGCGTCGGACGGTTCGGGTCCCGACCGGGTCCTCGACGAGGCGGCCGAGTCGGGCTGGGGCCTGCTCGAACTGCCCGCCCGGCACAC is from Streptomyces venezuelae ATCC 10712 and encodes:
- a CDS encoding AAA domain-containing protein, coding for MTLFDPSPAGFDPSAAAGKATADILADTLHGTARGVVVDSPPGAGKSTLVVRAALELAAAGRPLMVVAQTNAQVDDLVLRLAEKEPDLEVGRLHSNDSDPYDKALDDLERVRKSAKAGELAGLPVVLSTAAKWAHVKNVEPWAHAIVDEAYQMRSDALLAVAGLFERALFVGDPGQLDPFSVVGAEQWAGLSYDPSASAVSTLLAHNPELPQHRLPVSWRLPASAAPLVSDAFYPFTPFRSGTGHGDRRLSFGVASDGSGPDRVLDEAAESGWGLLELPARHTPRTDPEAVGAVALVVRRLLDRGGAAVSERSETPVPLTADRIAVGTAHRDQAAAVRAALHELGVTGVTVDTANRLQGREYDVTVVLHPLSGRPDATAFHLETGRLCVLASRHRHACVVVCRAGVTDLLDAHPSTEPVQLGVAVSFPDGWEANHAVLSHLEEHRVTWTP